A window of the Teredinibacter franksiae genome harbors these coding sequences:
- a CDS encoding MarR family winged helix-turn-helix transcriptional regulator: MTQNCVSSAFIIQNSLIASRLSRKVGNRLSVHGLSLTEYLVMDYLSSCPHKEVSRIELAEHLGMSASGVTRLLMPMEKNRIVKKIKNPRDARQSLAKLSDTGQRVLDEASVSFAHIASDLTSQLSPNQQEKLIELYKKVL; the protein is encoded by the coding sequence ATGACACAAAACTGCGTTAGTTCAGCATTCATCATCCAAAACTCACTCATTGCATCGCGATTATCGCGAAAGGTCGGTAACCGACTAAGTGTTCATGGGCTCAGTCTTACTGAATATCTCGTTATGGATTACTTAAGCAGCTGCCCCCATAAAGAGGTCTCAAGAATTGAACTGGCAGAGCATCTAGGCATGAGTGCATCCGGCGTAACCCGTCTACTTATGCCAATGGAGAAAAATCGAATCGTTAAAAAAATCAAGAATCCCCGCGACGCAAGGCAAAGCCTCGCAAAACTATCCGATACCGGCCAGCGTGTACTGGATGAAGCCAGTGTTAGCTTTGCGCATATCGCAAGCGACCTTACATCTCAGTTAAGCCCGAACCAGCAGGAAAAACTGATAGAGCTTTACAAGAAAGTGCTATAG
- a CDS encoding MATE family efflux transporter: protein MVQTFSTPLSSRTLWVSVLSLALPVAAQMILQSLIGMADVLMVGNLGPAALAAVGLAAKLHFLLLVLMAGLGAGCGILVAQYTGASNMPACQRTVALTLFVGAVVMIPFTLAFAFLSELWVPLINPDAEVARLTITYLKITAPVLLITQVIIIYEAGLRALGNTGLPLAMGALAGLCNIILNYALIFGHFGFPAMGVEGAAWATLVARALQLTGTLLWVYHKKHAFALAKSHFVAAANRQDLKRFVNFSLPLVINHIVWGVGNATYHVLTGYAGTDALAVMGIVVPIESLFFSIFIGLSNASTVLIGRALGGDKTDEAWQLYGFFIRLTMVLAAVLSVSLWFARPLVVGIFDELDVQTATLLNNTLAIFCVLVWIKTMNMVRILGVLRAGGDNRFCLTTDTLVMWGLGVPLYAFTIFSLDVSFLVIFALMFVEDTAKFLPVWVRIRFRRWMKNLTVAKA, encoded by the coding sequence ATGGTTCAAACTTTCAGTACCCCTCTTTCCTCGCGCACTCTTTGGGTCAGCGTGCTCAGCTTGGCATTGCCTGTGGCTGCGCAAATGATCCTGCAATCGCTTATTGGCATGGCCGACGTTCTAATGGTTGGCAACTTGGGGCCAGCGGCGCTAGCTGCGGTAGGCCTAGCGGCAAAACTGCATTTCCTTCTATTGGTGTTAATGGCCGGCCTTGGCGCAGGCTGCGGCATACTGGTAGCCCAATACACCGGGGCCAGCAATATGCCTGCCTGCCAGCGTACGGTAGCACTTACGTTGTTTGTTGGCGCTGTGGTGATGATTCCCTTCACTTTAGCCTTCGCATTTCTCAGTGAACTCTGGGTGCCACTTATCAATCCAGATGCGGAAGTCGCACGTCTAACAATCACTTATCTGAAAATTACCGCTCCGGTATTATTGATTACCCAGGTCATCATCATTTACGAAGCCGGATTGCGCGCTTTGGGTAATACCGGCCTACCCTTGGCTATGGGGGCGCTCGCCGGTCTGTGTAATATTATCCTTAATTACGCGTTGATCTTTGGGCATTTCGGCTTTCCCGCAATGGGTGTGGAAGGTGCCGCGTGGGCAACACTGGTGGCGCGTGCGCTACAGCTAACAGGTACGCTTTTGTGGGTTTACCACAAAAAGCATGCGTTTGCGTTAGCGAAAAGCCATTTTGTTGCTGCAGCTAACCGTCAGGACTTAAAACGATTTGTAAATTTTTCTCTGCCGCTGGTGATCAACCATATTGTTTGGGGGGTTGGTAATGCGACCTATCATGTGCTTACTGGCTACGCAGGAACAGATGCGCTGGCGGTAATGGGTATTGTGGTGCCTATAGAAAGCCTATTCTTTTCGATATTTATAGGGCTTTCGAATGCGTCAACCGTGTTGATTGGTCGCGCACTCGGAGGCGATAAAACCGACGAAGCGTGGCAGTTGTACGGTTTCTTTATCCGTTTAACGATGGTGTTGGCTGCCGTGCTGAGCGTAAGCCTTTGGTTTGCACGACCTCTTGTGGTAGGTATATTCGATGAACTCGACGTCCAAACAGCGACGTTGTTGAATAACACTCTGGCGATATTCTGCGTGTTGGTGTGGATTAAAACCATGAATATGGTGCGTATACTGGGTGTGTTACGCGCGGGTGGCGATAATCGCTTCTGTCTTACTACTGATACCCTTGTGATGTGGGGGCTGGGCGTACCACTATACGCTTTTACGATATTCAGTTTGGATGTATCTTTTCTGGTGATATTTGCATTAATGTTTGTAGAAGATACGGCAAAGTTTTTACCTGTATGGGTGAGGATTCGTTTTCGCCGCTGGATGAAAAATTTGACGGTTGCGAAAGCATAG
- a CDS encoding FKBP-type peptidyl-prolyl cis-trans isomerase: MQITNNTVVSFHYTLSEEGGAQLETNHDSVPMAYLHGHSNILAGLETAMAGMSEGETKTVSLPPEDAYGPKRDNAEQKIPIKHLAGKYKRLLPGMIVRVNTEKGVVNASVIKPGLKMVTVDMNHPFAGKTLQFELEIKSVREATEDEITHRHAHGEGGHHH, translated from the coding sequence ATGCAGATTACCAATAACACCGTCGTTAGCTTTCACTACACCCTCAGTGAAGAGGGTGGCGCACAACTCGAAACCAATCACGATTCAGTACCAATGGCGTACCTGCATGGCCACAGTAATATCCTCGCGGGGCTGGAAACAGCAATGGCAGGCATGTCTGAAGGTGAAACCAAAACGGTCTCCCTTCCCCCAGAAGATGCCTATGGCCCCAAGCGCGATAACGCAGAACAGAAGATACCCATTAAACATTTGGCCGGTAAATATAAACGATTACTGCCAGGAATGATTGTGCGGGTAAACACCGAAAAGGGTGTCGTTAACGCCAGCGTTATTAAGCCGGGCTTAAAAATGGTAACGGTGGATATGAACCACCCCTTTGCCGGCAAAACACTGCAGTTCGAATTAGAAATTAAAAGTGTGCGTGAAGCGACAGAAGACGAAATCACCCACCGCCATGCCCACGGTGAAGGTGGTCATCACCACTAG
- a CDS encoding isoamylase early set domain-containing protein, with translation MSLDKRYLKTKPVCKVKFIAPATLAESAKSIYLAGEFNGWDCSRTPLKKQKDGKYATTLDLATGKEYEYRYVLDGEQWENDFDADKYVPNTCGTDNSVVVV, from the coding sequence ATGAGCTTGGATAAGCGCTACTTAAAAACAAAACCCGTATGCAAAGTAAAATTTATTGCCCCTGCCACTTTGGCAGAAAGTGCGAAAAGTATTTATTTGGCGGGTGAATTTAACGGCTGGGATTGCTCTAGGACGCCTTTGAAAAAGCAAAAAGACGGTAAGTACGCCACCACGCTAGATTTGGCGACAGGAAAAGAATATGAGTACCGTTATGTACTAGACGGTGAGCAGTGGGAAAATGATTTCGATGCCGATAAGTATGTGCCCAATACCTGTGGTACCGATAATTCAGTGGTTGTGGTGTAA
- a CDS encoding class I SAM-dependent methyltransferase, with translation MWDQRYSVEEYVYGKSANAFLRAYSASLPKGKVLCLAEGEGRNAVYLASLGYEVWAVDASSAGRDKALKLAKEMNVSLNYEVADLAEYDLGNNEWSGIVSIFCHLPPALRESLHRRVVAALKPGGVILLEGYRPDQLEFGTGGPPSKELMMSAQQLQSDFALLSVVHLQELERDVTEGICHTGEGAVVQMVASK, from the coding sequence ATGTGGGATCAACGCTATTCGGTAGAGGAATACGTTTACGGTAAATCCGCCAATGCTTTCCTTCGGGCGTATAGTGCTAGCCTTCCAAAAGGCAAAGTACTTTGTTTAGCCGAGGGCGAAGGCCGAAACGCCGTATATCTTGCGAGTTTGGGATATGAAGTGTGGGCAGTAGACGCATCCAGTGCGGGCCGTGATAAAGCACTAAAGCTTGCGAAAGAAATGAACGTTAGTTTGAATTACGAGGTGGCCGATCTCGCCGAGTACGATCTGGGTAACAATGAGTGGAGCGGTATTGTCTCTATCTTTTGCCACTTGCCTCCAGCTTTGCGTGAGTCTTTACATCGTCGTGTTGTTGCGGCACTTAAACCCGGTGGTGTCATACTGCTTGAAGGATATCGGCCAGACCAATTAGAGTTTGGCACCGGTGGCCCGCCCAGCAAAGAGTTGATGATGTCGGCGCAACAATTACAATCGGATTTTGCTTTGCTTTCGGTGGTGCACCTGCAGGAGCTTGAGCGCGATGTTACTGAAGGCATTTGTCATACAGGTGAGGGGGCTGTGGTGCAGATGGTGGCAAGTAAGTAA
- a CDS encoding aldo/keto reductase, which produces MTISRIPLATGDGPEVSRLIAGYWRLKHWGKSDQELLTFIEQHLEMGITTVDHAMVYRSEALFGRALALKPQLRAQLEIITKFGIRPCGFGPIGAQAINHYDSSAKYLLKSVEASLRDLNTDYIDVLLVHRPDYLMNAEALAEAFLQLKTSGKVKHFGVSNFTVAQFERLQQAVTSFIPEGLVTNQIEFSPYHLDALDNGIFEQCANHKISPMLWSCLAGGKLMSPSDDKGHRLHQAFQIVADELGLNEIEPVIYAWVLRLPSAPLALLGTSKIERIKVAVQADELTLNREQWYRIWEASKGYAVP; this is translated from the coding sequence ATGACCATTTCCCGAATACCCTTAGCCACCGGCGACGGCCCCGAGGTATCCCGCCTAATTGCCGGTTACTGGCGGCTAAAACATTGGGGGAAAAGTGATCAGGAGCTACTGACCTTTATTGAACAACACCTAGAAATGGGTATCACCACCGTCGATCATGCCATGGTCTACCGTAGCGAAGCGCTATTTGGCCGTGCACTAGCATTGAAGCCGCAATTGCGTGCACAACTAGAAATTATCACTAAATTTGGCATTCGCCCCTGTGGATTTGGGCCGATAGGCGCTCAGGCGATCAATCACTACGATAGCTCCGCCAAGTATCTATTGAAATCAGTGGAAGCCTCATTGCGCGATCTGAATACAGACTATATCGATGTACTCCTGGTACACCGGCCCGACTATTTAATGAATGCGGAAGCACTAGCGGAAGCATTTCTACAACTAAAAACCAGTGGTAAAGTAAAACACTTTGGTGTTTCGAATTTCACTGTGGCGCAATTTGAACGGTTGCAACAAGCCGTTACAAGTTTTATACCTGAGGGGTTGGTCACCAACCAAATAGAGTTTTCGCCATATCACTTAGACGCGTTGGATAACGGTATATTTGAACAATGCGCCAACCATAAAATTTCGCCCATGCTCTGGTCGTGCCTGGCAGGCGGGAAACTAATGTCTCCGAGTGATGATAAAGGCCATCGGTTACACCAAGCGTTTCAAATAGTTGCCGACGAGCTAGGCCTTAATGAAATTGAACCGGTAATTTATGCTTGGGTTTTACGCCTACCCAGTGCTCCGCTAGCACTGTTGGGCACCAGTAAAATCGAGCGTATTAAAGTCGCTGTGCAGGCCGACGAGTTAACCCTAAACCGCGAACAGTGGTACCGTATTTGGGAAGCATCAAAAGGCTACGCCGTACCCTAA